One Paraburkholderia aromaticivorans genomic region harbors:
- a CDS encoding high-potential iron-sulfur protein — protein MKPSRRTFLITSIGVASTFALSRQAFADAPKVSETDPTAQALGYKADASKVDKAKFAKYAAGQDCGNCSFYQAKPTDAYGGCPMFAGKQVASKGWCSAYNKKA, from the coding sequence ATGAAACCTTCCCGTCGTACGTTTTTGATCACCAGCATTGGTGTGGCGTCCACCTTTGCGCTGTCGCGCCAGGCATTCGCCGACGCACCGAAAGTCTCCGAAACCGATCCGACCGCGCAAGCACTCGGCTACAAGGCAGACGCCAGTAAAGTCGATAAGGCGAAATTCGCCAAGTACGCAGCGGGCCAGGACTGCGGCAACTGCAGTTTCTACCAGGCCAAGCCGACCGACGCCTACGGCGGCTGCCCGATGTTCGCCGGCAAGCAGGTCGCGAGTAAGGGTTGGTGCAGCGCATATAACAAGAAGGCCTGA
- a CDS encoding MFS transporter, translated as MTPASRSLHTRAVVAAVIGNALEWYDFTVFGFLTVVIAQLFFPAGNDYSSLLLATATFGVAFVMRPIGGIVLGLYADRAGRKAALSLVIALMTLGILVLAIAPPYSAIGIGAPLMIVVGRSLQGFSAGGEFGSSTALLIEAAPFSKRGFYGSWQMASQAAALLLGALVGALITRGLSPEALKSWGWRVPFILGLIIGPIGFYIRRHLADSEAFLLAQKTARRATLGEVFRTHTRDVLCGLGSVIALTVTIYVLISYLPTFAVNQLKLPFAQSFYAVIVGNLLLTVLSPLAGAWSDRIGRKGLSLWSLVITLVIIYPLFAWLAAEPSVSKLILVQALLSITLSGYYGPFGALIAELFPANVRSTGLSLAYNIAVMVFGGFGPFVVTWLINTTGSPLAPTYYVMGGLALSIVAVACIPGKRHADLDAHRKPA; from the coding sequence ATGACACCAGCGTCAAGGAGCCTTCATACGCGAGCCGTCGTCGCGGCTGTGATCGGCAATGCACTCGAGTGGTACGACTTCACCGTGTTCGGTTTTCTGACGGTGGTGATCGCGCAGTTGTTCTTCCCCGCCGGCAACGACTATTCGTCGTTGCTCCTCGCCACCGCGACGTTCGGCGTCGCCTTCGTCATGCGGCCGATCGGCGGCATCGTACTCGGACTCTACGCGGATCGCGCGGGACGCAAAGCGGCGTTGTCGCTCGTCATCGCGCTGATGACGCTCGGCATTCTGGTGCTGGCGATCGCACCGCCGTATTCGGCGATCGGCATCGGCGCGCCGTTGATGATCGTAGTCGGACGCTCGCTGCAAGGCTTTTCCGCCGGCGGTGAATTCGGCAGTTCGACGGCGTTGCTGATCGAAGCGGCGCCGTTTTCGAAGCGCGGCTTCTACGGCAGTTGGCAGATGGCGAGCCAGGCGGCGGCGCTGCTGCTCGGCGCGCTGGTGGGCGCCTTGATCACGCGCGGACTGTCGCCCGAGGCATTGAAATCCTGGGGCTGGCGCGTGCCGTTCATTCTGGGTTTGATCATCGGTCCAATTGGCTTTTATATCCGCCGGCATCTCGCGGATTCGGAAGCGTTTCTGCTCGCGCAAAAAACCGCGCGGCGCGCGACGCTCGGCGAAGTCTTCAGGACTCACACCCGCGACGTGCTCTGTGGACTCGGCTCGGTGATCGCGCTCACGGTGACGATTTACGTGCTGATCAGCTATCTGCCGACCTTCGCGGTCAATCAACTCAAGCTGCCGTTCGCGCAATCCTTTTACGCGGTGATCGTCGGCAACCTGCTGCTGACGGTGCTGTCGCCATTGGCCGGCGCATGGTCGGACCGGATCGGGCGCAAGGGGCTGTCGCTGTGGTCGCTGGTGATTACGCTCGTGATCATTTACCCGCTCTTCGCGTGGCTCGCGGCGGAGCCGAGCGTGTCGAAACTGATTCTCGTGCAGGCGCTGCTGTCGATCACGTTGTCCGGCTATTACGGGCCGTTCGGCGCGCTGATCGCAGAGCTGTTTCCGGCGAACGTGCGCTCGACCGGTTTATCGCTTGCCTACAACATCGCGGTGATGGTGTTCGGCGGCTTCGGCCCGTTCGTCGTGACGTGGCTCATCAACACGACCGGCTCGCCCCTCGCGCCGACTTACTACGTGATGGGCGGACTGGCGTTGTCGATCGTCGCGGTGGCCTGCATTCCGGGCAAGCGCCACGCGGATCTCGACGCGCATCGCAAACCGGCCTGA
- a CDS encoding amidase, which produces MHSDYLAHDATGLAELVRKRKASARELLDIAISRTEAVNPAINAIVLKDYDAARQRASRDDASRANGANNADGVSAQTALAGVPYLIKDLGAPVAGLRMAMGSRHYRHFIPTEDAPVVALAKAAGLNIFAKTSTSELGQMPYTEPELFGACRNPWNLDHTPGGSSGGAAAAVAAGIVPLAHASDGGGSIRIPASCCGLFGLKPSRGRVPRATAAVASGELGVDHAVSRSVRDSALLLDLLGGNVDRPLGAPGTFLSASREPCKPLNIAYVTEPMLAPSLSADARAALDDAAQLASSLGHNIEPVSLGIDFAAVRHAFLTLWSVTAEDLVLNAERISGRKPLRAEFEISTWTMAHVGRKLGERGLPAALEEQRRITERLTDLLNRYDVILCATLAAPPIKIGEMQPTSAERMQMRAVTTMPLEALMKKVLTEASNKAFTWAGCTELFNLSGQPAMSVPLYWNARGLPVGVQFAARDGGEATLLRLAAQLETARPWFDKRPPLIQARN; this is translated from the coding sequence GTGCACTCAGATTATCTCGCCCATGACGCCACCGGCCTCGCCGAACTGGTACGCAAGCGCAAAGCAAGCGCGCGCGAGTTGCTCGACATCGCGATTTCACGGACGGAAGCCGTCAATCCTGCGATCAATGCGATTGTCCTGAAGGACTACGATGCAGCCCGTCAACGCGCATCACGCGACGACGCGAGCCGTGCGAACGGCGCAAACAACGCCGATGGCGTCAGCGCGCAAACAGCGCTGGCCGGCGTGCCGTATCTGATCAAGGATCTCGGCGCGCCGGTCGCCGGACTGCGCATGGCCATGGGCAGCCGCCACTACCGCCATTTCATTCCCACCGAAGACGCGCCGGTGGTCGCACTGGCGAAAGCGGCCGGCCTCAACATCTTCGCCAAGACCAGCACGTCCGAACTCGGTCAGATGCCTTATACGGAGCCCGAACTGTTCGGCGCGTGCCGCAATCCGTGGAATCTCGACCATACGCCTGGCGGCTCGAGCGGCGGCGCGGCGGCGGCAGTTGCCGCCGGCATCGTGCCGCTCGCACATGCGTCGGACGGCGGCGGGTCGATCCGCATTCCGGCGTCATGCTGCGGACTCTTCGGCCTCAAACCTTCACGCGGACGTGTGCCGCGCGCGACTGCGGCGGTGGCGTCCGGTGAACTCGGCGTCGATCATGCGGTGTCGCGCAGCGTACGCGACAGTGCATTGCTGCTCGATCTGCTTGGCGGCAATGTCGACCGGCCGCTCGGCGCGCCGGGCACGTTTCTGAGCGCGAGCCGCGAGCCGTGCAAGCCGCTGAATATCGCGTACGTCACCGAGCCTATGCTCGCGCCGTCGCTTTCCGCCGACGCGCGCGCCGCGCTCGACGACGCCGCGCAACTCGCCAGCTCGCTCGGCCATAACATCGAACCGGTGTCGCTCGGCATCGATTTCGCGGCGGTTCGTCATGCGTTCCTCACGCTCTGGTCGGTCACAGCGGAAGACCTGGTGCTGAACGCCGAGCGCATCAGCGGCCGCAAACCGCTACGCGCCGAATTCGAAATTTCGACGTGGACGATGGCGCATGTAGGCCGTAAACTCGGCGAACGCGGACTGCCTGCCGCGCTCGAAGAACAGCGCCGTATCACCGAACGGCTCACCGATCTGCTGAATCGCTACGACGTGATTCTGTGCGCCACGCTCGCCGCGCCGCCGATCAAGATCGGCGAGATGCAGCCCACTTCGGCGGAACGGATGCAGATGCGCGCCGTCACCACCATGCCGCTCGAAGCGCTGATGAAGAAGGTGCTGACGGAAGCCTCGAACAAGGCGTTTACGTGGGCCGGCTGCACGGAACTGTTCAACCTGAGCGGCCAGCCGGCGATGTCGGTGCCGCTCTACTGGAATGCGCGTGGGCTGCCGGTCGGCGTGCAGTTCGCGGCGCGCGACGGTGGTGAAGCAACGCTTCTGCGTCTGGCCGCGCAGCTCGAAACAGCGCGGCCGTGGTTCGACAAGCGGCCGCCGTTGATACAGGCACGCAACTAG
- a CDS encoding dienelactone hydrolase family protein → MSTTSQWIDIPAGNDSFGGYLALPKGGKGPAVIIIQEIFGVNSHIRSVADQYAQDGYVALAPDVFWRVQPRVELTYDGADREKGIELMQKLKLDEAVSDIGAAAAALRAMPEVTGKVAAIGYCFGGRLAYLAAAQGTLDGAVAYYGGGIQNQLDEAAKIKVPMQFHYGELDAHIPLSAVGEIQERFAGRTDAEFNIYPNADHGFNCSDRASYNQRAAALAHGRTLTFLGERL, encoded by the coding sequence ATGAGCACCACTTCCCAATGGATCGACATTCCCGCCGGTAACGACAGTTTCGGCGGCTACCTGGCGTTGCCCAAAGGCGGCAAGGGACCGGCCGTCATCATCATTCAGGAAATCTTCGGCGTGAACAGCCATATCCGTTCGGTCGCGGATCAGTACGCGCAAGACGGCTACGTGGCGCTCGCACCGGACGTGTTCTGGCGCGTGCAACCGCGCGTGGAATTGACGTATGACGGCGCCGATCGCGAGAAAGGCATCGAGCTGATGCAGAAACTCAAACTCGACGAAGCCGTGTCCGATATCGGCGCAGCCGCTGCCGCGCTACGCGCGATGCCGGAAGTGACCGGCAAGGTTGCGGCAATCGGTTACTGCTTCGGCGGCCGGCTCGCGTATCTGGCTGCGGCGCAAGGCACGCTCGACGGCGCGGTCGCCTACTACGGCGGCGGCATCCAGAACCAGCTCGACGAAGCCGCGAAGATCAAGGTGCCGATGCAATTCCACTACGGCGAACTCGACGCGCATATCCCGCTGTCGGCCGTCGGTGAGATTCAGGAACGCTTCGCCGGTCGCACCGACGCCGAATTCAACATCTATCCGAACGCCGATCACGGCTTCAACTGTTCGGACCGCGCATCGTATAACCAGCGTGCCGCCGCGTTGGCGCATGGCCGCACGCTCACGTTCCTCGGCGAACGTCTGTAA
- a CDS encoding NAD(P)H-dependent flavin oxidoreductase: MSEGSFVTPFAERFGLRVPVVQAPMAGGATTPALVAAVSNAGGLGFLAGAALSPEKIASEVAAIRALTDRPFGVNLFVLEPATPDDATVRTALEAIDPLRHDLGLPPGAPLARYAPDFRAQLDTLIELRVPLASFTFGLLPADDVARLHANGLYVIGTATHAAEGVAWRDAGADAIAAQGAEAGAHRGTFIGAFEDALVGTMALVPQLVDATGLPVLAAGGIMDGRGIVAALALGAQAAVMGTAFLTCHESAIPQAWKTRVRSMSDTSTSVTRAITGRHARGIRNPLMQRLSEAAQKVAPYPVQNALTQELRQTASRAENGDYLSLWSGQGAPLGRARREGLGAAELMGQLEHEWRDATARIAAFKR, translated from the coding sequence ATGAGTGAAGGCAGTTTTGTGACGCCGTTTGCGGAGCGTTTCGGGTTGCGCGTGCCGGTGGTACAGGCGCCGATGGCGGGCGGCGCGACGACGCCGGCGCTGGTCGCCGCGGTATCGAACGCCGGCGGTCTCGGTTTTCTGGCGGGCGCGGCGCTCTCGCCCGAGAAGATCGCGAGCGAAGTCGCGGCGATCCGCGCGCTGACGGATCGTCCGTTCGGCGTGAATCTGTTCGTGCTCGAACCGGCCACGCCCGACGACGCGACCGTGCGTACCGCGCTCGAAGCCATCGATCCCTTGCGCCACGACCTCGGTTTGCCGCCGGGCGCTCCGCTCGCGCGCTACGCGCCGGATTTCCGCGCGCAACTGGACACGCTGATCGAATTGCGCGTGCCGCTGGCGAGCTTCACATTCGGCTTGCTCCCGGCCGACGACGTCGCCCGTCTGCACGCGAACGGTCTATATGTAATAGGCACCGCGACGCATGCTGCCGAAGGTGTGGCCTGGCGCGACGCGGGCGCCGATGCGATTGCCGCGCAAGGTGCGGAGGCGGGCGCGCATCGTGGCACATTCATCGGCGCATTCGAAGACGCGCTGGTCGGCACGATGGCGCTCGTGCCGCAACTCGTCGACGCGACCGGGCTGCCGGTGCTCGCCGCCGGCGGCATCATGGACGGACGCGGCATCGTCGCCGCGCTCGCGCTCGGCGCGCAAGCCGCGGTGATGGGCACCGCGTTTCTCACCTGCCACGAGAGCGCGATTCCACAGGCATGGAAAACCCGCGTGCGGTCCATGTCCGACACGTCGACTTCGGTCACGCGCGCGATCACCGGCCGCCATGCGCGCGGCATACGCAATCCATTGATGCAGCGTTTGAGCGAAGCGGCGCAGAAGGTCGCGCCGTATCCGGTGCAAAACGCGTTGACGCAGGAGTTGCGGCAAACCGCGAGCCGCGCGGAAAACGGCGACTATCTCTCGCTATGGTCAGGCCAGGGCGCGCCTTTAGGCCGCGCCCGCCGCGAAGGTCTCGGCGCCGCCGAACTGATGGGTCAACTCGAACACGAATGGCGCGACGCGACCGCGCGCATCGCCGCGTTCAAACGCTGA
- a CDS encoding branched-chain amino acid ABC transporter substrate-binding protein gives MNIKIQKLLPISAAAMLFATLATSAAADTVVKIGHVAPLTGGIAHLGKDNENGARLAVEEINAKGLTIGGQKITLQLDAQDDAADPRTATQVAQKLVDDKVVAVVGHLNSGTSIPASKIYSDAGIVQISPSATNPVYTQQGFKTTFRVVATDAQQGPALANYAAKGLKVKSVAIVDDSTAYGQGLANEFEKTAKSLGLNVMSHDATNDKAVDFRAILTKIKGENPDAIMYGGMDATGGPFAKQAKQLGLRAKVLAGDGVCTDKLSDLAGDATDNIVCSEAGMALEKMAGGSAFLAKYQKRFGQPIQIYAPFTYDAVYIIVDAMKRSNSTDPAKILAAMPSTDYKGVIGETTFDSKGDLQHGVISLYNYKSGKKTLLDVVKM, from the coding sequence ATGAACATCAAGATTCAAAAGTTGTTGCCGATCAGCGCTGCGGCGATGCTGTTCGCGACGTTGGCAACTTCGGCTGCAGCCGACACGGTCGTCAAGATCGGTCACGTTGCACCGCTGACTGGCGGTATCGCTCACCTGGGTAAAGACAACGAAAACGGCGCGCGCCTGGCAGTTGAAGAAATCAACGCCAAGGGCCTGACGATCGGTGGCCAGAAAATCACGCTGCAACTCGATGCGCAAGACGATGCAGCCGACCCGCGCACGGCAACTCAAGTCGCCCAGAAACTGGTCGATGATAAGGTCGTCGCAGTGGTCGGCCACTTGAATTCGGGCACGTCGATCCCGGCTTCGAAGATCTATAGCGATGCAGGCATCGTGCAGATCTCGCCGTCCGCAACGAACCCGGTCTACACGCAACAAGGTTTCAAGACGACGTTCCGCGTCGTGGCGACCGATGCGCAACAAGGTCCGGCACTGGCTAACTACGCAGCGAAGGGTCTGAAAGTGAAGAGCGTCGCGATCGTTGACGACTCGACCGCCTACGGCCAGGGTCTGGCAAACGAATTCGAAAAGACCGCCAAGTCGCTGGGCCTGAACGTGATGTCGCATGACGCGACGAACGACAAGGCTGTCGACTTCCGCGCGATTCTGACGAAGATCAAGGGCGAAAACCCGGACGCGATCATGTACGGCGGCATGGACGCCACCGGCGGCCCGTTCGCCAAGCAAGCCAAGCAGCTCGGCTTGCGCGCGAAGGTGCTGGCAGGCGACGGCGTGTGTACCGACAAGCTGTCGGACCTGGCTGGCGACGCAACCGACAACATCGTCTGCTCGGAAGCCGGTATGGCGCTCGAGAAGATGGCTGGCGGCTCGGCGTTCCTCGCCAAGTATCAGAAGCGTTTCGGTCAGCCGATCCAGATTTACGCACCGTTCACGTATGACGCTGTGTATATCATCGTTGACGCTATGAAGCGTTCGAACTCGACCGATCCGGCGAAGATCCTGGCAGCAATGCCGAGCACGGACTACAAGGGTGTGATCGGCGAAACCACGTTCGACTCGAAGGGTGACCTTCAACACGGCGTGATCTCGCTGTACAACTACAAGAGTGGCAAGAAGACGCTGCTCGACGTAGTGAAGATGTAA
- a CDS encoding cupin-like domain-containing protein → MTPVTRSFDDAWRRWIAENLLLDAPSSALHGALVGHGFDAGDATREIDAALASPYFHGATRLRNRLRKREWILSVYGELNRMRAASGVIERRERLSCDAFFEQYYFQNRPVIITGAFDFWPARSRWNWNYLREQCGDCEVEVQFGRESDANYEINQPKLRRMMRFAHYVDLVEQSGPTNDFYMTANNTSHNRAALAALWSDVPPIDEYLDAASPDKGFFWMGPAGTKTPFHHDLTNNFMAQVIGRKQIKLVPLSDTPHMANHLHCYSLVDGAAIDYDSFPSMRQAQLIECTLAPGELLFLPIGWWHFVEGLDASVTMTFTNFLRGNDFSRHYDTYHEL, encoded by the coding sequence GTGACCCCTGTGACCCGTTCGTTCGACGACGCATGGCGCCGCTGGATCGCTGAAAATCTGCTGCTCGATGCACCGTCATCCGCGTTGCATGGCGCGCTGGTCGGCCACGGTTTCGACGCGGGCGATGCCACTCGAGAAATCGACGCGGCGCTCGCGAGTCCTTATTTTCACGGTGCAACGCGTCTGCGCAATCGTTTGCGTAAGCGCGAATGGATTTTGTCGGTGTACGGCGAGCTCAATCGCATGCGCGCGGCGAGCGGTGTGATCGAACGGCGCGAACGGTTATCGTGCGACGCGTTCTTTGAGCAGTACTACTTTCAGAACCGGCCGGTGATCATCACCGGTGCATTCGATTTTTGGCCTGCGCGTTCGCGATGGAATTGGAACTACCTTCGCGAGCAGTGCGGCGATTGCGAAGTGGAAGTGCAGTTCGGCCGCGAATCGGACGCGAATTACGAAATCAATCAGCCCAAGCTCAGGCGCATGATGCGCTTTGCCCATTATGTCGACCTCGTCGAGCAGAGCGGGCCGACTAACGATTTCTACATGACCGCCAATAACACCTCGCACAATCGCGCGGCGCTCGCGGCGTTATGGTCCGACGTGCCGCCAATCGACGAATATCTCGACGCCGCGTCTCCCGATAAGGGTTTCTTCTGGATGGGACCGGCTGGCACAAAGACGCCGTTTCACCATGACCTGACCAACAATTTCATGGCGCAGGTGATTGGCCGCAAACAGATCAAACTCGTGCCGCTGTCCGACACGCCGCATATGGCGAACCATCTGCATTGCTATTCGCTAGTGGACGGCGCAGCGATCGACTACGACAGTTTCCCGTCGATGCGGCAAGCGCAGTTGATCGAATGCACGCTCGCGCCCGGCGAATTGCTGTTTCTGCCGATCGGCTGGTGGCATTTCGTGGAAGGACTCGACGCATCGGTGACGATGACCTTCACCAATTTTCTGCGCGGCAACGACTTCTCGCGTCACTACGATACGTATCACGAACTGTGA
- a CDS encoding collagen-like triple helix repeat-containing protein encodes MNRKFKLTAIAMCVALMIILTGCGSTLTRPGVGSGSGDGTPTQTPTPTPTPTPTPTPTPTPTPTPTPTPTPTPTPTPTPTSANPVGVVVQNTGNVVTAVGQTVSAVGGQIGLTPIPGANPVTTTALGNVVSNLGNGVTAVGTGVANGLSQLGNSTDPLGSAVSTVGNAVSGPGTQLGSQLTNGPIQQVTQTVSTAITPITSTLVQTTQTVGDTTGLGAPLNGLLSTIGPGLDSAGGKLSGATGNPIGDNLGNVVTKLGDTVTSAGGLLTAGGSGSSNPLGGITGILNPGSGGGAGSPLAPLTSILTALPGTLSGGLTGGSGAGSPLAPLTNVVGTLTGSLGGAGSGSPLAPLTGVVSSVTGALSGATSSGGNLLAPATSVVSTLTGALGSATGSGSSGGTGNPLAPITGLLTTVTGTLSGAATSAGGATGGNLLGGLGGLASKK; translated from the coding sequence ATGAATCGCAAATTCAAGCTGACGGCGATCGCCATGTGCGTCGCGTTGATGATCATCCTGACGGGATGCGGAAGCACCTTGACCAGGCCGGGCGTGGGGAGCGGATCGGGCGACGGGACGCCGACGCAGACGCCAACGCCAACGCCCACGCCCACGCCGACTCCCACGCCGACTCCCACGCCAACGCCAACGCCGACGCCGACACCGACACCGACGCCCACGCCAACTCCGACGCCCACCAGCGCCAACCCCGTCGGCGTCGTCGTGCAAAACACCGGCAACGTCGTCACCGCCGTCGGCCAAACCGTCTCCGCCGTCGGCGGCCAGATCGGCCTCACGCCGATTCCGGGCGCGAATCCGGTGACCACCACGGCGCTCGGCAATGTCGTGTCGAATCTCGGCAACGGCGTGACCGCAGTCGGTACGGGCGTGGCGAACGGCTTGAGCCAGTTGGGCAATTCCACCGATCCGCTCGGCAGCGCCGTCTCGACGGTCGGCAACGCCGTTAGCGGCCCGGGGACGCAACTCGGCTCGCAGTTGACGAACGGCCCGATCCAGCAAGTCACGCAGACGGTCAGCACCGCGATCACGCCGATCACGAGCACGCTCGTGCAGACGACGCAAACCGTCGGCGACACGACCGGTCTCGGCGCACCGCTGAACGGACTGCTCTCGACAATCGGCCCTGGCCTCGACAGCGCCGGCGGCAAGCTCAGCGGCGCGACCGGCAATCCGATCGGTGACAATCTCGGCAACGTCGTCACCAAGCTCGGCGACACGGTCACGTCCGCGGGCGGCCTGCTGACGGCGGGCGGCTCCGGTAGCAGCAATCCGCTCGGCGGCATCACGGGCATTCTGAATCCGGGCAGCGGCGGCGGCGCGGGCTCGCCGCTCGCCCCGCTGACCAGCATCCTCACCGCGCTGCCCGGCACCTTGAGCGGCGGCCTGACGGGCGGCAGCGGCGCCGGCAGCCCGCTCGCGCCGTTGACCAACGTGGTCGGCACCTTGACCGGCAGCCTCGGCGGAGCGGGCTCGGGCAGTCCGCTTGCGCCGCTCACCGGCGTCGTGAGCTCGGTTACGGGCGCATTGAGCGGCGCGACGAGCAGCGGCGGCAATCTGCTCGCACCGGCGACATCGGTGGTGTCGACGCTGACCGGCGCGCTGGGCTCGGCCACGGGATCCGGTAGCAGCGGCGGAACCGGCAACCCGCTCGCACCGATCACCGGCCTCCTGACCACCGTCACCGGCACCTTGAGCGGCGCGGCGACGTCCGCCGGCGGTGCGACTGGCGGCAACTTGCTCGGCGGTCTGGGCGGCCTCGCTTCAAAGAAGTGA
- a CDS encoding MFS transporter, which translates to MSDRSSEFAALPAAHRDLSDTARQRARIATMAVFFIAGMMYASWGVHVPTVRDRFHLNAALLSFALLAVAGGSIGAMAANASWIARVGTRRACLTGGLVMAVCAALILVVPAYWLLLVVLATFGAGMATLDVAMNAEASAVEKALGKPIMSSLHGMFSVGGMFGAAVGGALLSRGMAPAVHLALAAAVSALVLIAACPSVLPHVPHADHPDSATPRANRWRSPALWALGAMALVALIAEGAMYDWATVYMRDVVLATPALASAAYAAFSGGMAAARFAGDAVRARFGAPQLVMASATLACVGMVGALLLPNAVAALIGFTLMGLGLANMMPVLFAAAASVKGIHPAEGLAHVAGLAYFGLLLGPVIIGAVTQVTSLPIGLSVVAICSALIALVGPKVLRRLKI; encoded by the coding sequence GTGTCAGACCGCTCCTCCGAATTCGCCGCCCTTCCCGCCGCTCACCGCGACCTCTCCGATACCGCGCGGCAGCGAGCCCGTATTGCCACGATGGCGGTGTTCTTCATCGCCGGCATGATGTACGCGTCGTGGGGAGTGCACGTGCCGACGGTGCGCGACCGTTTTCATCTGAACGCCGCACTGCTCTCGTTTGCCTTGCTGGCCGTCGCCGGCGGCTCGATCGGCGCGATGGCGGCCAATGCTTCGTGGATCGCGCGGGTCGGCACGCGCCGCGCCTGCCTCACGGGCGGCCTCGTGATGGCGGTGTGCGCGGCGCTGATTCTGGTGGTGCCGGCTTACTGGCTGCTGCTGGTCGTGCTGGCCACCTTCGGCGCGGGCATGGCCACGCTCGATGTCGCGATGAACGCCGAGGCGAGCGCCGTCGAGAAAGCGCTCGGCAAGCCGATCATGTCGTCGTTGCACGGCATGTTCAGCGTCGGCGGGATGTTCGGTGCGGCGGTCGGCGGCGCGCTGCTGTCGCGCGGCATGGCGCCGGCGGTGCATCTCGCGCTGGCTGCCGCGGTCAGCGCGCTCGTGCTGATCGCCGCCTGTCCTTCCGTGCTGCCGCACGTGCCGCATGCCGATCATCCCGACTCCGCCACGCCGCGCGCGAATCGCTGGCGCTCGCCGGCGTTGTGGGCGCTCGGCGCGATGGCGCTGGTCGCGCTGATCGCGGAAGGCGCGATGTACGACTGGGCGACCGTCTATATGCGCGATGTCGTGCTGGCCACGCCCGCGCTCGCGAGCGCGGCCTACGCTGCGTTCTCGGGCGGGATGGCGGCCGCGCGATTTGCCGGCGACGCGGTGCGCGCCCGCTTCGGCGCGCCGCAACTGGTGATGGCAAGCGCGACGCTCGCCTGCGTCGGGATGGTCGGCGCGCTGCTGCTGCCGAATGCGGTTGCGGCGCTGATCGGCTTCACGCTGATGGGTCTTGGGCTCGCGAACATGATGCCCGTGCTGTTCGCGGCGGCAGCGAGCGTCAAAGGCATTCATCCGGCGGAAGGACTCGCGCATGTTGCCGGGCTGGCGTACTTCGGGCTGCTGCTTGGGCCGGTGATCATCGGCGCGGTGACGCAGGTGACCAGTTTGCCGATCGGGTTGTCGGTGGTCGCGATCTGTTCCGCGTTGATCGCGCTCGTCGGTCCGAAGGTGTTGCGGCGTTTGAAGATCTGA
- a CDS encoding HugZ family protein, with protein MNIPAHAPLHLLHTAAVGTLATHARQPEGFPYPSVLPFAPNLQHRPTILVSRLAEHTHNLHADPRAGFLAVDAPDGDVLSGQRVTLLGTFEPVDSTPEVVQRYLRYHPDAERYLVLGDFTFWVMRLERLRYIGGFGAMGWLAGDELDPLPPLGFDEENALIAQFAAHSGSKGEFQLLGVDRYGVDLKLNGERSRFPFDDAQPNTETLRAALEDCMQRYVN; from the coding sequence TTGAATATTCCCGCTCACGCTCCGCTGCATCTGCTGCACACAGCCGCTGTCGGCACGCTCGCCACGCACGCGCGCCAGCCGGAAGGTTTCCCTTATCCGTCCGTGCTGCCGTTCGCGCCGAACTTGCAACATCGTCCGACGATCCTCGTGAGCCGGCTCGCCGAGCATACCCATAACCTGCACGCCGACCCGCGCGCCGGTTTTCTGGCCGTCGACGCCCCCGACGGCGACGTGCTGAGCGGCCAGCGTGTCACCTTGCTCGGCACCTTCGAACCGGTCGACTCGACGCCCGAAGTGGTGCAGCGTTATCTGCGTTATCACCCCGACGCGGAGCGCTACCTCGTGCTCGGCGACTTCACTTTCTGGGTTATGAGGCTCGAGCGGCTGCGTTATATCGGCGGCTTCGGTGCAATGGGGTGGCTTGCCGGCGATGAACTCGATCCATTGCCGCCACTCGGTTTCGATGAAGAGAACGCGCTGATCGCGCAATTCGCGGCTCACTCCGGCAGTAAGGGTGAATTTCAGCTGCTTGGCGTCGATCGATATGGCGTGGATCTGAAACTGAACGGTGAACGCAGCCGTTTTCCCTTCGACGATGCCCAACCCAATACTGAAACCTTACGCGCGGCGCTAGAAGATTGCATGCAGCGCTACGTGAATTAG
- a CDS encoding H-NS family nucleoid-associated regulatory protein, translating into MSSYKELLAQREKLEKQIEEAKSREYAEVLNEIKQKMTDYGISLTELGGGRAAKGAKAARPRAGVAPKYRDPDSGSTWSGRGKPPRWIAGLDREKFLIQK; encoded by the coding sequence ATGTCTTCCTACAAGGAACTACTCGCCCAGCGCGAGAAGCTCGAAAAGCAGATCGAAGAAGCGAAGTCGCGCGAATACGCTGAAGTGTTGAATGAGATCAAGCAGAAAATGACCGACTACGGCATTTCTCTGACAGAACTCGGCGGCGGTCGTGCCGCCAAGGGTGCTAAAGCCGCGCGTCCGCGCGCAGGTGTCGCACCGAAGTATCGCGACCCGGATAGCGGCAGCACGTGGTCGGGCCGTGGCAAGCCGCCGCGCTGGATCGCAGGTCTGGATCGTGAGAAGTTTCTGATCCAGAAGTAA